The following proteins are co-located in the Lasioglossum baleicum unplaced genomic scaffold, iyLasBale1 scaffold1254, whole genome shotgun sequence genome:
- the LOC143220590 gene encoding lutropin-choriogonadotropic hormone receptor-like: NMTDKFGSQINELWANFGSDFTYPGNLPSYVEDYFDEQNSRATLPAQTLPSHVQCLPQPGPFLPCQDLFDWWTLRCGVWVVFLLAMLGNGTVVFVLIFSRSKMDVPRFLVCNLAAADFFMGIYLGLLAVVDASTLGEFRMYAIPWQTSAGCQLAGFLGVLSSELSVYTLAVITLERNYAITHAMHLNKRLSLKHASYIMTVGWCFALSMASLPLIGVSDYRKFAICLPFETNGNAALAYVIFLMLINGVAFLILMGCYLKMYCAIRGSQAWNSNDSRIAKRMALLVFTDFLCWSPIAFFSLTATFGLQLVSLEQAKVFAVFVLPLNSCCNPFLYAILTKQFKKDCVLICKAIEESRVTRGIGRCRHSSNFSNRQTPVNTNSLVDRSSRENQTPCACNSRLLETSQCSGYRRWGTRILWPCVRDTRPRHARNDQYAYQIAEIQQKQHKRASSVSSSENFSSSRSDSWRQTHHCGIPLRLLDPKRRASSWLITRKPSQDSNLSSSRNDSSGSATTASTSTWRISRSSASLEVTARNTPRPARSKPRLTRQLAIQEPEPPGSPSRLAVRLLATIPSAAETSDQQEDDNTPQN; encoded by the exons ATAACATGACCGACAAATTTGGCTCGCAAATAAATGAACTTTGGGCTAACTTTGGTTCAGATTTTACGTACCCTGGTAACCTGCCCTCATATGTTGAGGATTATTTTGATGAGCAGAACAGCCGAGCTACGCTGCCAGCTCAGACACTGCCTTCTCACGTACAGTGTCTACCCCAGCCTG GCCCTTTTCTGCCATGCCAAGATCTCTTCGATTGGTGGACCCTTCGTTGCGGCGTGTGGGTAGTATTTCTGCTCGCTATGCTTGGAAACGGAACCGTAGTATTCGTGTTAATATTCTCCAGAAGCAAGATGGACGTTCCCCGATTTCTAGTTTGCAACCTTGCGGCAGCCGACTTCTTCATGGGAATTTACTTAG GTTTACTAGCAGTGGTGGACGCTTCGACGCTAGGAGAATTCCGGATGTACGCGATACCGTGGCAAACATCCGCTGGATGTCAGCTAGCCGGCTTCCTAGGCGTGCTGAGTTCCGAGTTAAGCGTCTACACGTTGGCAGTGATCACCCTGGAGAGGAACTACGCGATAACGCACGCGATGCACCTGAACAAAAGACTGTCGCTGAAACACGCGAGTTACATAATGACCGTAGGCTGGTGTTTCGCTCTGTCGATGGCTAGCTTGCCTCTAATAGGCGTGTCGGATTACCGAAAATTCGCTATATGCTTACCGTTCGAGACCAATGGTAACGCAGCGTTGGCATACGTGATCTTCCTGATGCTGATCAACGGCGTGGCGTTCCTCATACTGATGGGCTGCTACTTGAAGATGTACTGCGCGATCAGGGGCTCTCAAGCGTGGAACTCGAACGATTCTCGAATCGCCAAGAGGATGGCTCTGCTGGTATTCACCGACTTCCTCTGCTGGTCCCCCATCGCGTTCTTCTCGTTGACTGCCACGTTTGGGTTGCAACTGGTGTCGCTCGAACAAGCGAAGGTGTTCGCTGTATTCGTGCTGCCGTTGAACTCCTGTTGTAACCCATTTCTGTACGCGATCTTGACCAAGCAGTTCAAGAAAGACTGCGTACTTATTTGCAAAGCGATCGAGGAGTCCAGGGTGACCAGGGGGATCGGCAGATGCCGGCACAGCTCTAACTTCAGCAACAGACAGACCCCGGTGAACACGAACAGTCTGGTCGACAGGTCGTCGCGAGAGAATCAGACACCTTGCGCTTGTAACTCGAGATTGCTCGAAACCAGCCAATGCTCCGGTTATCGCCGATGGGGCACCAGAATTCTGTGGCCCTGCGTCCGAGACACGAGACCCAGACACGCGCGTAACGACCAGTACGCTTATCAGATCGCAGAGATCCAACAGAAGCAGCATAAACGAGCCTCGTCGGTGTCGTCCAGCGAGAATTTCTCCTCGTCCAGATCGGACTCTTGGAGGCAGACTCATCACTGCGGTATCCCGTTGAGATTGTTGGATCCTAAACGGAGAGCTTCCTCGTGGTTGATCACCAGGAAACCGTCGCAAGACTCGAACCTCAGTTCCTCCAGAAACGATTCATCCGGCTCCGCTACCACTGCCAGCACCAGCACATGGAGAATCTCGAGATCCAGCGCGTCTCTAGAGGTAACCGCGAGGAACACCCCGAGACCGGCCAGGTCGAAGCCAAGACTGACTCGTCAACTGGCCATCCAGGAGCCAGAACCACCTGGATCACCGAGCAGGCTAGCTGTCAGACTGCTCGCCACTATACCCTCTGCAGCTGAGACCAGCGaccagcaggaagacgataacACGCCACAGAATTGA